From the Maniola jurtina chromosome Z, ilManJurt1.1, whole genome shotgun sequence genome, one window contains:
- the LOC123880332 gene encoding transcriptional regulator prz1 codes for MANNNAVSSTLPSRDYHCKVCDLYLDTVDSLEVHLQYHKENLYVKWGTQNAQNDSENNNSAKVKNETTVSAPADSSDNMITKPSPEFQHRATPETTVQFPHPATPQSYHSAPSPYQNPDQTNFSPGAQFGNNFPHSNFPQNQHQDQINWEQSQYNQDYHKSNRFHPYNLQERVSQVSSSSPLYGQPLNQPTPSPSPNQCDKCGFVCDSAVQLNEHCNSAHAGASAPPASSSMPFQQYAGKPYNNSGYQNDTVKIKEEHEESSDILDLDSQKVVYQGNEGEQQPATYEDTSSQVREVNTRTVPMMPWETQKMYSNPQINGDVSLFKDQKMFSEQKVYPTEGKMFHPDQKFGYTQEKFLVHHEQKLFMHVEQKVYPGVQMPPLTDYAGTVASSNSEMKPPYRPYDSPSAPQITSTQPANSTSSNLPSIGGKGANWKSNEARRPKTYNCTACNKWFTSSGHLKRHYNTTLHKNAVRSSGQPDPASMPISSHHHPSREPLQSRAQQQNTDSNTQSPIPSDDSRSVDESVMHSPYASQSFERSHRVAAMQSKSYTHLQQGNLDNNFSTNHLANHPLQHQVGSHPINIGNQPPGIGIQNDSPQGSKSTSITGANPPNGEAGPSVSQNHHMRGLLSVSTSNISAPALTQSTALTAHTLPPFSHLGVNPYSPRSTDPLGPSVPDPTHTPLYLGQNFQQTIAPSYPNGMAPHVMDMAINNLPIANPATFGESTPEEVEVMEQETNQPANGRLPSFSQLQTQSFSVYVSNYITSPNVGGQIVADESTAGYIIVDPVHSPIQYNSIDIGGQTIDYEYNYSPKTIKSENIINYNQDNVKIYPYGYAVGGKTIKREDEVLRTDSSELQILKIEDIMDYANKENYGAQMKSPASPESAKAENESHGSPSISSTVQSTPLTERNQLKKIATVTVHKCFECDKLFNKACYLTQHNKTFHSGAKPFKCDRCGKRFSDDVSYEGHYLKHADNKPFKCSECPKSFNHKTDLRRHMCLHSGCKPFACDHCGKGFIRKDHMVKHFDTHMKKNLRSSSSSVSSSSPSSST; via the coding sequence ATGGCAAACAACAACGCCGTTTCGTCGACATTGCCGTCGAGAGATTATCATTGTAAAGTCTGCGATCTCTATCTGGACACTGTGGACTCTTTGGAAGTGCATTTACAATATCACAAGGAGAACCTGTACGTGAAGTGGGGTACGCAGAATGCGCAAAATGattctgaaaataataatagcgCAAAAGTGAAGAACGAGACAACAGTGTCGGCTCCTGCTGATTCGAGTGACAACATGATCACTAAGCCCAGCCCGGAGTTCCAGCACCGGGCGACGCCGGAGACCACGGTGCAGTTCCCGCATCCGGCGACTCCTCAGAGCTACCACAGTGCACCTTCACCATATCAAAACCCTGATCAAACAAATTTCTCTCCTGGAGCCCAGTTTGGTAACAATTTTCCTCATTCTAATTTTCCACAAAATCAACATCAAGATCAAATAAATTGGGAGCAATCCCAATACAACCAAGATTATCATAAATCAAATCGCTTCCATCCATATAATTTACAAGAACGTGTGTCGCAAGTATCATCGTCGAGCCCACTGTACGGCCAGCCCTTGAATCAGCCGACTCCATCACCTTCGCCAAACCAATGTGACAAATGTGGCTTTGTATGCGATTCTGCGGTCCAGCTCAACGAGCATTGTAACTCGGCTCATGCAGGCGCCAGTGCTCCACCCGCTTCCTCATCGATGCCATTTCAACAATATGCGGGAAAACCATATAATAATTCAGGTTATCAAAATGATACTGTAAAAATTAAAGAAGAGCATGAAGAGTCATCTGACATATTAGACCTAGATTCGCAAAAAGTAGTCTACCAAGGCAATGAAGGTGAACAACAGCCTGCCACCTATGAGGATACGTCATCTCAAGTTCGTGAAGTGAATACCAGGACTGTTCCAATGATGCCATGGGAAACACAGAAAATGTACAGCAATCCTCAAATTAACGGAGACGTATCTTTGTTTAAAGATCAAAAAATGTTCTCGGAACAAAAAGTATATCCCACAGAGGGGAAAATGTTTCATCCTGATCAAAAATTTGGATACACTCAAGAAAAGTTCTTAGTCCATCATGAACAAAAACTGTTTATGCATGTTGAACAAAAAGTATATCCTGGTGTACAGATGCCACCTCTAACAGATTACGCTGGGACAGTCGCTTCAAGTAATTCCGAAATGAAACCGCCTTATCGCCCTTATGATTCTCCATCTGCACCTCAAATAACGAGCACGCAGCCTGCAAATTCAACATCATCAAACCTTCCATCTATCGGAGGCAAGGGTGCTAACTGGAAGTCTAACGAAGCAAGAAGGCCAAAAACATACAACTGCACTGCATGCAATAAATGGTTTACAAGTTCCGGACATTTGAAAAGGCATTATAATACAACACTGCATAAGAACGCAGTAAGATCTTCAGGACAACCAGATCCAGCTTCGATGCCAATTTCAAGTCATCACCATCCAAGTCGTGAACCGTTGCAAAGCCGTGCTCAGCAGCAAAACACTGACTCGAACACTCAAAGCCCCATCCCGTCTGATGACAGCCGAAGCGTGGACGAGAGTGTCATGCATTCGCCCTACGCGTCGCAAAGCTTCGAGCGTTCGCATCGTGTTGCCGCCATGCAGTCCAAGTCATATACACATCTTCAACAGGGTAATTTAGATAATAATTTCAGTACTAATCATTTAGCTAATCACCCTTTACAGCATCAAGTCGGTTCCCATCCAATTAATATAGGTAATCAACCTCCGGGTATAGGAATTCAAAATGACAGTCCTCAAGGTTCTAAATCTACTTCAATAACCGGCGCGAATCCCCCAAACGGGGAAGCAGGTCCCTCTGTTTCTCAAAATCACCATATGAGGGGCCTGCTATCAGTATCAACCAGCAATATTTCAGCACCAGCTCTAACCCAGAGTACGGCACTTACGGCGCACACGCTTCCACCATTCAGCCATTTGGGTGTCAACCCGTACAGTCCGAGGTCTACGGATCCTTTGGGGCCTTCGGTTCCGGACCCCACGCACACCCCATTATATTTGGGTCAGAATTTTCAACAGACTATAGCACCGAGTTACCCAAACGGGATGGCCCCCCACGTTATGGATATGGCTATCAACAATCTGCCTATAGCCAATCCGGCTACTTTTGGTGAATCCACACCTGAAGAAGTCGAAGTTATGGAACAAGAAACGAATCAGCCTGCTAATGGACGTTTGCCGAGCTTTTCGCAACTTCAAACGCAGAGCTTCAGCGTTTATGTTTCTAACTATATTACATCGCCTAACGTGGGGGGTCAAATTGTCGCCGACGAATCTACCGCCGGTTACATAATTGTGGATCCAGTTCATTCTCCTATCCAGTACAATAGTATTGATATCGGTGGACAAACAATAGATTATGAATACAACTATTCCCCTAAAACTATTAAATCCGAAAACATCATTAACTATAATCAGGATAATGTAAAAATTTATCCATATGGGTACGCCGTTGGAGGAAAAACTATAAAACGAGAAGATGAAGTATTACGGACTGACTCAAGCGAGCTTCAAATTTTAAAGATAGAGGATATTATGGATTAtgcaaacaaagaaaactatgGAGCTCAGATGAAGTCTCCAGCGAGTCCAGAAAGCGCTAAAGCTGAAAATGAGAGCCATGGATCACCTTCTATTTCATCCACAGTACAAAGCACGCCGCTGACTGAAAGAAATCAGCTGAAAAAGATCGCAACAGTTACTGTGCACAAATGTTTCGAGtgtgataaattatttaacaaAGCTTGTTATCTTACCCAGCATAACAAAACTTTCCATTCGGGTGCTAAGCCCTTTAAATGTGATCGATGTGGTAAGCGTTTCTCTGATGATGTTTCGTACGAGGGTCACTATTTAAAACACGCAGACAATAAACCGTTTAAATGTAGCGAGTGCCCTAAGTCTTTTAATCATAAAACAGATTTACGCCGACACATGTGCTTGCACTCAGGATGCAAACCATTTGCATGCGATCACTGTGGCAAAGGATTTATAAGGAAAGATCACATGGTAAAGCATTTTGATACCCATATGAAAAAAAACTTACGTTCGTCATCTTCTTCGGTTTCATCTTCATCACCCTCCTCTTCTACATAA